In Pseudoalteromonas marina, a genomic segment contains:
- the apbC gene encoding iron-sulfur cluster carrier protein ApbC, whose translation MFGLSKLFSSKSVQKQPIIAALAAYRSAAFAVGIDESFIESISENDDKSLQITLTLPFAAQSEIPLVEQHVRDVLNIEISIKAKVDIQEPAKFKGIKHIVLIASGKGGVGKSTTAVNLAGALKGEGAKVGILDADIYGPSIPMLLGLVGAEPKTKDNKQLLPFDANGIKAQSIGFLVPSDDATVWRGPMASGALSQLLNETDWGELDYLIVDMPPGTGDIQLTMSQKVPASGTVIVTTPQDLALADAQKGIAMFNKVNVPVLGLIENMSHYVCSHCGEENHVFGKEGAQKLAHKHGVPVLSHIPLAIDIREYSEQGKLIASDNDAAISKTYSAAARLIASTLYYQQHHNSIEIVITED comes from the coding sequence ATGTTTGGACTGTCGAAACTTTTCTCTTCTAAATCGGTGCAAAAACAACCGATTATTGCTGCTTTAGCGGCTTATCGTAGTGCGGCCTTTGCCGTAGGAATTGACGAAAGCTTTATTGAGTCAATTTCTGAAAACGACGATAAATCATTACAAATTACTCTTACTTTACCTTTTGCTGCGCAATCAGAAATCCCCCTTGTAGAGCAGCATGTCCGTGATGTTTTAAATATTGAAATCTCAATAAAGGCTAAGGTTGATATTCAAGAGCCTGCAAAGTTTAAAGGAATTAAACATATTGTACTTATTGCTTCAGGTAAAGGCGGGGTAGGTAAATCGACGACAGCTGTTAATTTAGCCGGTGCGTTAAAAGGCGAGGGAGCAAAAGTTGGTATTTTAGACGCTGATATTTATGGTCCTTCAATACCTATGTTGTTGGGCCTTGTTGGTGCTGAGCCAAAAACAAAAGATAACAAACAATTACTACCGTTTGATGCCAATGGCATTAAAGCCCAATCTATTGGATTTTTAGTACCCAGTGATGACGCAACAGTATGGCGAGGCCCAATGGCATCGGGTGCACTTAGCCAATTACTGAACGAGACTGATTGGGGCGAGCTCGATTATTTAATTGTAGATATGCCCCCAGGTACAGGTGATATACAACTTACTATGAGCCAAAAAGTACCTGCCAGTGGGACTGTGATTGTAACTACGCCTCAAGATTTAGCACTTGCTGATGCCCAAAAAGGCATTGCAATGTTTAATAAAGTAAATGTGCCAGTACTTGGTTTAATAGAAAATATGAGCCATTACGTTTGCAGCCACTGCGGTGAGGAAAACCATGTATTTGGCAAAGAGGGCGCACAAAAACTAGCCCACAAGCATGGCGTTCCGGTACTTAGCCATATTCCCCTTGCCATTGATATTAGAGAGTACTCTGAGCAAGGAAAACTTATTGCTAGCGATAACGATGCGGCAATAAGCAAAACATACAGCGCAGCAGCTAGGCTTATAGCCAGCACGCTATATTATCAACAGCATCACAACAGCATAGAAATTGTGATTACAGAAGATTAA
- a CDS encoding CLCA_X family protein translates to MRHYPNRLKRGFTRLGPDYRFDDQVDFSDIRTTFGFRSMVVGKWVTKEERYISANLIYDALADLAQILHLPPRAIGLRGKLNFAFGHGGQKGVQAHYNAGSQTLALAKNAGGGALAHEWFHAFDHHISEHLFKVKPRYGFASKLWLSNTPNLMHPLNDALNSFYKEVFLDASGENANEFVQACIKHDQAHNMNYMSMPEEIAARCFEACIYAHPNIKNSFLVGGLQSSNLIYPPAQHTTKANKALNHYFQLLGYALHNLPDKV, encoded by the coding sequence ATGCGACATTACCCAAATAGATTAAAACGAGGATTTACTCGTCTAGGCCCCGACTATCGCTTTGATGACCAAGTTGATTTTAGCGATATAAGAACCACGTTTGGGTTCAGATCAATGGTGGTTGGTAAATGGGTAACCAAAGAAGAGCGCTATATTAGCGCTAATTTAATTTACGATGCGCTGGCCGACCTGGCGCAAATACTGCACCTACCACCTAGAGCAATTGGTCTGCGCGGAAAGTTAAATTTTGCATTTGGGCACGGTGGTCAAAAAGGTGTGCAAGCGCATTACAATGCAGGCAGTCAAACATTAGCACTTGCTAAAAATGCGGGCGGTGGTGCGCTCGCGCATGAGTGGTTTCATGCATTCGATCACCACATTAGTGAACATTTATTTAAAGTAAAACCACGCTATGGATTTGCTTCAAAGCTTTGGCTTTCAAATACACCAAATTTAATGCACCCACTCAATGACGCACTGAACAGCTTTTATAAAGAAGTATTTTTAGATGCAAGTGGCGAAAATGCCAATGAATTTGTGCAAGCATGTATTAAACACGACCAAGCCCATAATATGAATTATATGAGTATGCCTGAAGAAATTGCAGCTCGCTGTTTTGAAGCCTGTATATATGCACACCCAAATATAAAAAACAGTTTTTTGGTGGGCGGTTTGCAATCCAGTAATTTAATATACCCACCAGCACAACATACCACCAAGGCAAATAAAGCGCTTAACCACTATTTTCAACTATTGGGTTATGCGCTTCATAATTTACCCGATAAGGTTTAG
- a CDS encoding Hpt domain-containing protein produces MTDITIDTSALENMKSLLGEQFADTLDFCCAEFERLGSEVMATIGKDKEAAIRHSHSLKSNAAQFGASSLADVSRTIELSLVDDDLAKAMDACANLMPQVEGSQTKFKQWLDAQ; encoded by the coding sequence ATGACAGACATTACCATAGATACATCAGCGTTAGAGAATATGAAATCTTTATTGGGCGAGCAGTTTGCTGATACGCTTGATTTTTGTTGTGCCGAGTTTGAACGTCTGGGCTCTGAAGTTATGGCAACCATTGGTAAAGATAAAGAGGCAGCGATTCGTCATTCTCATAGTTTAAAATCAAATGCCGCGCAGTTTGGTGCGTCTAGTTTAGCTGATGTTTCGCGCACCATAGAGTTAAGCTTAGTTGATGATGACTTAGCTAAAGCGATGGATGCTTGTGCCAACTTAATGCCACAGGTAGAAGGCTCTCAAACAAAATTTAAACAATGGTTAGATGCACAATAG
- the dcd gene encoding dCTP deaminase: MRLSDTHIKEHLKDGRIVIEPAPSSEMISGVTADLRLGNKFRTFNAHNAAYVDLSGPKDQLNKAMESIMSEEIELADGEAFFLHPGELALAITYEKVTLPADIVGWLDGRSSLARLGLMVHVTAHRIDPGWSGNIVLEFYNSGKLPLALRPMMKIGAMSFEMLSGPCENPYNIRKDAKYKDQSSAVASRISDENS, translated from the coding sequence ATGAGACTTTCAGATACACATATTAAAGAACACCTAAAAGATGGCCGAATAGTTATAGAGCCTGCTCCGAGTAGTGAGATGATATCGGGTGTGACAGCAGATTTACGTCTTGGTAATAAATTTAGAACGTTCAATGCCCATAATGCAGCCTACGTTGATTTAAGTGGTCCAAAGGATCAACTCAATAAAGCCATGGAATCAATCATGAGTGAGGAAATTGAGCTTGCAGACGGTGAAGCGTTTTTTTTACACCCAGGTGAACTCGCGCTTGCAATCACTTATGAAAAAGTAACGCTACCTGCCGATATTGTAGGGTGGTTGGATGGGCGCTCATCGCTTGCGCGTTTAGGTTTGATGGTGCATGTAACAGCACACCGAATTGATCCCGGCTGGAGCGGTAATATTGTATTGGAGTTTTACAACTCAGGAAAATTACCCTTAGCGCTGCGCCCAATGATGAAAATTGGCGCTATGAGTTTCGAAATGCTCTCAGGGCCTTGTGAAAACCCGTATAACATTCGTAAAGATGCTAAATACAAAGACCAGAGTAGCGCAGTTGCAAGTCGCATAAGTGATGAAAACAGCTAA
- a CDS encoding YcfL family protein → MKYIVPMCAVLLLSACATQPVTSGIAVEQNKGNFNDQLRVDNPDLGEKLAITDVKTRQTNQLTDVVVTLSSQYKKSQYLQYQFKWFDKDGFLIKGNHSPWQPLTLFGFANTQLPGLAPSSDAVTFSLAVRKVSTESQEFKD, encoded by the coding sequence ATGAAATACATAGTGCCAATGTGTGCCGTTTTACTGCTAAGTGCTTGTGCAACACAGCCTGTCACATCAGGTATAGCGGTTGAACAAAATAAAGGAAATTTTAATGATCAACTTAGAGTGGATAACCCTGATTTAGGTGAAAAACTCGCCATTACCGACGTTAAAACGCGTCAAACAAATCAGTTAACTGATGTGGTGGTTACACTATCTAGCCAATATAAAAAGTCACAATATTTACAGTATCAATTTAAATGGTTTGATAAAGATGGTTTTTTGATTAAAGGAAATCATTCACCGTGGCAGCCATTAACTTTATTTGGTTTTGCTAATACACAATTACCAGGTTTAGCGCCTAGCTCTGATGCTGTTACATTTTCACTAGCAGTTAGAAAAGTATCAACTGAATCTCAAGAATTTAAAGATTAA
- a CDS encoding glycine zipper 2TM domain-containing protein — protein MKAIAVIMCALLTLSAPTFAKYERNKAVAVQKVLFGDIKSVRNITEQELIQDKKNGWKTFGGALVGGVIGNQFGGGSGRAIATILGSVIGGSVANNSQQGSYYKQTQLVELLIQVENGDQFMVVQDLDQGMRFHKGDNVRLVYLGDNTVRVDKAY, from the coding sequence ATGAAAGCAATTGCTGTAATTATGTGCGCTTTACTTACATTAAGTGCACCCACTTTTGCTAAATACGAGCGCAATAAAGCCGTAGCAGTTCAAAAAGTGTTGTTTGGTGACATTAAATCAGTACGAAACATCACCGAGCAAGAACTAATACAAGACAAAAAGAACGGCTGGAAAACGTTTGGTGGCGCACTTGTTGGTGGTGTTATTGGTAATCAATTTGGTGGTGGCAGCGGTCGTGCTATAGCCACAATTTTAGGCTCAGTTATCGGTGGTAGCGTTGCTAACAATAGTCAGCAAGGTAGCTATTACAAACAAACTCAGTTAGTTGAATTACTAATTCAGGTAGAAAATGGCGACCAATTTATGGTAGTTCAAGACCTAGACCAAGGTATGCGATTTCACAAAGGCGATAATGTGAGGTTAGTTTATTTAGGCGATAATACCGTAAGAGTAGATAAAGCATACTAA
- a CDS encoding DMT family transporter, translated as MKAAIYTFIALIAFAANSLFCRMALAEGYIDPYNFTIIRLLSGAACLGIIMSVYTYNLKRNGSFNDAILSDTGSWRSSISLLVYALSFSVAYVELDTGTGALILFSAVQLTMIGWGIYKKEQLSAVQWAAFLIAVTGFAYLMLPSAAVPSLIGAGLMAISGVAWGIYSIRGKVCVSPLRTTGFNFIRSLVALPILLLVSMSYFNALTIEGILLASASGALASGIGYSIWYVAMPLLKSTQAAVVQLCVPVVAAFAGVIFLQEQLTVEFVIASSVILTAVLIFILNKKKE; from the coding sequence TTGAAAGCAGCTATATATACATTTATTGCTTTAATAGCATTTGCCGCCAATTCTTTATTTTGCCGAATGGCATTAGCTGAGGGGTATATAGATCCCTATAACTTTACCATCATTCGTTTATTAAGCGGTGCTGCATGTTTAGGTATTATTATGAGCGTTTATACTTATAATCTAAAACGTAATGGGTCATTTAATGATGCTATTTTAAGTGATACAGGGAGTTGGCGAAGTAGCATTAGTTTACTTGTTTATGCACTTAGTTTTTCGGTAGCCTACGTTGAGTTAGATACCGGAACAGGCGCTTTGATTTTATTTTCAGCCGTGCAACTTACGATGATTGGTTGGGGTATATATAAAAAAGAACAATTAAGCGCCGTGCAGTGGGCTGCTTTTTTGATTGCTGTTACGGGGTTTGCTTATTTGATGCTGCCCTCAGCGGCGGTGCCCTCGCTAATAGGAGCGGGATTGATGGCCATAAGCGGTGTTGCTTGGGGTATTTACAGTATACGTGGCAAAGTATGTGTATCGCCTTTACGAACGACGGGGTTTAATTTTATTAGAAGTTTAGTAGCGCTCCCCATCTTATTACTTGTTAGTATGAGCTACTTTAACGCACTTACCATAGAAGGCATTTTACTCGCTAGCGCTTCTGGCGCTTTAGCCTCTGGCATTGGCTATAGTATTTGGTACGTTGCAATGCCATTACTTAAAAGCACGCAAGCTGCGGTTGTGCAATTGTGTGTGCCGGTAGTTGCAGCGTTTGCAGGTGTTATTTTTTTACAAGAACAGTTAACGGTTGAATTTGTTATCGCCAGCTCAGTTATATTAACAGCGGTACTCATATTTATTTTAAATAAAAAGAAGGAGTAG
- the dapE gene encoding succinyl-diaminopimelate desuccinylase — translation MNEVIALAQALIQRESVTPEDAGCQQMMNERLEAIGFNIESLFFTDTLNTWARKGDQSPHFCFAGHTDVVPTGPAKNWQHPPFSGLVENGLLHGRGAADMKGSLAAMIIATERFVTKYPNHKGSISFLITSDEEGPFINGTTRVIDTLESRGEKIDMCLVGEPSSRDVLGDVVKNGRRGSLTGFLKVKGIQGHVAYPHLAQNPIHLATKALTELSQTQWDKGNDFFPATSFQISNINGGTGAGNVIPGELDVQFNFRFSTEVTHQQLQQRVIDILQKHNLNYELNWIVNGLPFITEHGPLVDATVNAIESVTGLVTNLETTGGTSDGRFIAQTGAKVIELGPRNATIHKVDECVSTDDLIKLTDIYEQILEQLLT, via the coding sequence ATGAATGAAGTAATTGCACTTGCACAAGCCTTGATACAGCGTGAATCTGTCACCCCAGAAGATGCCGGCTGTCAACAAATGATGAACGAACGCCTCGAAGCGATCGGCTTTAACATAGAGTCACTGTTTTTTACTGATACATTAAATACTTGGGCGCGTAAAGGCGACCAGTCGCCGCATTTTTGTTTCGCAGGGCACACAGATGTAGTGCCTACGGGGCCCGCAAAAAACTGGCAGCACCCACCATTTTCAGGGCTGGTAGAAAATGGTTTATTGCATGGTCGAGGAGCTGCCGACATGAAAGGCTCGCTTGCTGCCATGATTATAGCTACTGAGCGTTTTGTAACTAAATACCCGAACCACAAAGGATCAATTTCTTTTTTGATCACTTCTGATGAAGAAGGACCATTTATAAATGGAACCACCCGAGTTATTGATACATTAGAATCTCGCGGTGAAAAAATTGATATGTGTTTGGTTGGCGAACCTTCATCTCGGGATGTCTTAGGTGATGTAGTTAAGAATGGCCGACGCGGCTCGCTTACCGGATTCTTAAAAGTTAAAGGTATTCAAGGACATGTTGCCTACCCTCACCTGGCTCAAAACCCTATTCATTTAGCCACTAAAGCATTAACAGAGCTTAGCCAAACCCAGTGGGATAAAGGGAATGATTTTTTTCCGGCAACCAGCTTTCAAATATCAAATATTAACGGCGGCACAGGTGCAGGTAATGTGATCCCTGGTGAGCTAGATGTGCAATTTAATTTTAGATTTAGCACCGAAGTTACACATCAACAATTACAACAGCGTGTAATCGACATTTTACAAAAACACAACTTAAACTACGAGTTAAACTGGATTGTAAATGGTCTCCCATTTATTACAGAACATGGTCCACTCGTTGACGCAACCGTTAATGCTATTGAGTCTGTGACAGGATTAGTAACCAATTTAGAAACCACGGGGGGAACCTCTGATGGTCGCTTCATTGCTCAAACCGGTGCTAAAGTCATTGAGCTTGGGCCTCGTAATGCCACCATTCACAAAGTGGATGAGTGCGTAAGTACAGATGACTTAATTAAACTCACCGACATTTACGAGCAAATACTTGAGCAATTGTTAACCTAA
- the lpoB gene encoding penicillin-binding protein activator LpoB has protein sequence MNTTFKTASTYALVGLSALILSGCANKAVVSYGDAQAVETTDINFGSTDLQKVASQMTDSLLSSPVVGSMTQNNRPVVFVERIKNKTSEHIDTESITDSISTQMLRSGKFRFVDMTRVEAVREQLTFQNEDALVNPATAVAFGQQIGAQYMLYGNLSSIVKTNADKSDVYYKFTMRLMDMKSGLIEWADETEIRKTKEKSTFGW, from the coding sequence ATGAACACGACATTTAAAACAGCATCCACCTACGCATTGGTCGGGCTCAGTGCATTGATCTTAAGCGGCTGTGCTAACAAAGCCGTAGTTAGCTATGGTGACGCTCAAGCAGTTGAAACAACTGATATAAATTTTGGTTCTACCGATTTACAAAAAGTCGCGAGCCAAATGACCGACTCATTACTAAGCTCGCCAGTGGTGGGAAGCATGACTCAAAATAACCGTCCTGTTGTGTTTGTGGAACGTATTAAAAACAAAACCAGTGAGCATATTGATACAGAATCAATCACTGATTCTATCTCTACGCAAATGCTACGCAGCGGTAAGTTTCGCTTTGTAGACATGACACGTGTAGAAGCTGTTCGTGAACAGCTAACCTTTCAAAACGAAGATGCATTAGTGAACCCAGCAACTGCGGTTGCATTTGGACAACAAATTGGTGCGCAGTACATGTTGTATGGCAACTTATCAAGCATTGTTAAAACAAATGCAGATAAATCAGACGTATATTATAAATTCACAATGCGCTTAATGGATATGAAAAGCGGACTTATTGAATGGGCGGACGAAACTGAAATTCGCAAAACCAAAGAAAAATCAACCTTTGGCTGGTAA
- a CDS encoding M15 family metallopeptidase — protein MTDLQVPTIACVTGQSDTHLTKIQSHRLHSAITADFIALQNAAKQAGFDLTIASSFRDFERQALIWNNKFSGQRPVYNSQQKVVDLTNLSDIDKCIAIMRYSALPGASRHHFGTDLDVYDKASVSDDYQLQLSPHEYEKNGPFSPLSEWLSIHLEKFGFYRPYREDLNGVAPELWHISHIKQSQLLSIQLTESALRKCIENSELLGKSAVLAHLPSLYKRFVTNVSPP, from the coding sequence ATGACTGATTTACAAGTACCCACGATAGCGTGTGTCACAGGGCAAAGTGATACACATTTAACTAAAATACAAAGCCATCGTTTGCATAGCGCTATCACTGCTGATTTTATAGCGCTACAAAATGCAGCTAAACAAGCTGGGTTTGACTTAACTATTGCATCAAGCTTTAGGGATTTTGAACGTCAAGCGCTAATTTGGAATAACAAATTTTCAGGACAAAGGCCTGTTTATAATTCACAACAAAAGGTTGTTGATTTAACGAACTTAAGTGACATTGATAAGTGTATTGCAATTATGCGTTATTCAGCTTTACCTGGGGCAAGCAGGCACCATTTTGGTACTGATTTGGATGTATATGACAAAGCCAGTGTTAGTGACGATTATCAACTGCAGTTATCTCCTCATGAATATGAGAAAAACGGTCCCTTTTCACCATTGAGTGAATGGCTCAGTATTCACCTTGAGAAATTTGGTTTTTATCGGCCTTATCGCGAAGATTTAAACGGGGTAGCTCCTGAACTTTGGCATATTAGTCACATTAAGCAATCACAATTGCTTAGTATTCAACTCACTGAAAGTGCTTTACGAAAATGCATTGAAAACAGTGAACTACTTGGTAAAAGTGCCGTATTGGCGCACTTACCTTCACTTTATAAGCGCTTTGTGACCAACGTTAGTCCACCATAA
- a CDS encoding COG3014 family protein gives MRRSIILSVCFILSGCSSIGFNDLFNDYATQMTPVRNAIENNNPQQAKSLIADNSTIHSSYLLNQLEQARINDLTNSADNAQSKFENVYAQMHTKRQAAKIQLSAGLEQSNALFTNDSAITYVPPAYEMSMLHSYKALNYVYKNDVEGALVEIRRANKVQADALSENEAEIDSVNNEAQQHYPSMNNVTRDVKNGFQNAYTFYLSALLYQSAKQFDDAYIDYKKALAIQPNNKYLQQDVIRLAKKQGFQQQFDEYTQRFGELSTLKPNHGEVIVLLEQGFVPKQTEFKLRLPIDTSRGDVRFYSLAMPVYKDSAYISPIQNVSIAGQKVALAPLVYLEALAAKTLEQKIPGKITRQVLRLITKEKVRAELARSAGDVGNILANIYNLASEQADTRSWLTLPNQIAVARQSLTAGEHILNIGNQPPISFTVSKQGLTLIYLTSINNYFNYHVVQL, from the coding sequence GTGCGCAGAAGTATAATTTTAAGCGTTTGTTTTATTTTAAGTGGTTGTAGCTCTATAGGGTTTAACGACCTATTTAACGATTACGCCACACAAATGACGCCAGTGCGAAATGCTATTGAAAATAATAACCCACAACAAGCTAAATCGTTAATTGCAGACAATAGCACTATACACAGTAGTTACTTGCTTAATCAACTTGAGCAAGCGCGTATCAACGACCTTACTAATTCAGCTGATAACGCTCAAAGCAAATTCGAAAACGTATATGCTCAAATGCACACTAAACGCCAAGCAGCAAAGATTCAACTAAGTGCCGGGCTTGAACAAAGTAATGCATTATTTACGAATGACTCAGCAATTACCTATGTACCACCTGCTTACGAGATGAGCATGCTGCATAGCTATAAAGCGCTTAACTACGTGTATAAAAATGATGTTGAAGGTGCACTGGTCGAAATTCGCCGAGCTAATAAAGTACAAGCCGATGCGCTTAGCGAGAATGAAGCAGAAATAGATTCCGTAAATAATGAAGCGCAGCAGCATTATCCAAGTATGAATAATGTGACAAGAGACGTTAAAAATGGCTTTCAAAACGCATACACTTTTTACTTATCGGCTTTGCTTTACCAAAGTGCAAAACAGTTTGACGACGCCTACATAGACTACAAAAAAGCGTTAGCTATTCAACCAAATAATAAATATTTACAGCAAGATGTAATTCGCTTAGCTAAAAAACAAGGATTTCAGCAACAATTTGACGAATACACACAACGTTTTGGCGAACTTAGCACTTTAAAGCCTAACCATGGTGAAGTAATCGTATTACTTGAACAAGGTTTCGTGCCCAAACAAACTGAATTTAAATTAAGACTACCGATTGATACAAGTAGAGGTGATGTTCGTTTTTATAGCCTTGCTATGCCCGTATATAAAGACAGTGCTTACATTAGCCCTATACAAAATGTGAGTATTGCTGGACAAAAAGTAGCATTAGCGCCATTAGTTTATTTAGAAGCCCTAGCCGCTAAAACTCTTGAACAAAAAATACCAGGCAAAATTACACGCCAAGTATTACGGCTCATAACTAAAGAAAAAGTTCGCGCTGAGCTTGCGCGCAGCGCAGGAGATGTAGGCAACATTTTAGCCAATATATATAATTTAGCGTCAGAGCAAGCCGACACCCGAAGCTGGCTTACATTACCAAATCAAATTGCTGTAGCGCGTCAAAGTCTGACAGCAGGTGAACATATATTAAATATAGGCAATCAACCGCCTATTAGTTTTACCGTTAGTAAGCAAGGGTTAACTTTAATTTACCTAACCTCTATTAATAACTATTTTAACTACCATGTAGTTCAACTCTAG
- a CDS encoding tRNA-uridine aminocarboxypropyltransferase: MARILCTHCNFALNTCVCSAIETITNKVKVIILQHPSEEKIAKNTAKLLDLSLTDCEIIKGENSADFSMLNSLPKESTVLLYPNENATCLDEPSSTKHKHITHLIVIDGTWKKAYKILQLTPALNKFRTVSFNKLPKNRYTIRKALRADSLSTLEAVAHSLSLIEHLNPEPLFTLLEELINKQTQHMPEHVKARYLN; this comes from the coding sequence ATGGCACGCATTCTTTGTACTCATTGTAATTTTGCACTTAATACCTGTGTATGCAGCGCTATTGAAACAATAACTAACAAAGTTAAAGTTATTATTCTACAACACCCCAGCGAAGAAAAAATAGCAAAAAACACGGCTAAATTACTCGACTTAAGTCTAACTGATTGCGAAATAATCAAAGGTGAAAACAGTGCTGACTTTAGTATGTTAAATAGTTTGCCAAAAGAATCAACAGTACTGCTTTACCCAAACGAAAACGCCACCTGCCTAGATGAACCAAGCTCCACAAAACATAAGCACATCACTCATTTAATTGTGATCGATGGCACATGGAAAAAAGCCTATAAAATTTTACAACTCACCCCTGCACTCAATAAATTTAGAACAGTGAGTTTTAATAAACTACCTAAAAATCGTTATACAATTCGTAAAGCGCTCCGTGCCGATAGCCTCTCTACACTTGAAGCCGTTGCTCATAGCTTGAGCTTAATAGAACATTTAAACCCAGAGCCTTTGTTTACTTTATTAGAAGAATTAATTAATAAACAAACCCAACATATGCCTGAGCACGTAAAAGCACGTTACTTAAATTAA
- a CDS encoding pyridoxal phosphate-dependent aminotransferase → MSDIKKSHKLEGVCYDIRGPVLAQAKKMEDDGQKVLKLNIGNPAAFGFDMPEDMHRDIIRNLYSAQGYCDSKGLYSARVAVYQHYQQRGLNNLDVDNIYIGNGVSELIQMITQALLNNDDEVLIPAPDYPLWTASVKLAGGNPVHYLCDEEQDWFPDIDDIKSKITSKTKALVLINPNNPTGAVYSDDLLKQLIDIAREHKLLLLSDEIYEKILYDGVSHTSIASLCDDVPMITFNGLAKTYRAAGLRMGWMVLSGKTSAMDDLSKGLDILSSMRLCANVPAQYAIQQALGGVQSIDNLINPGGRLYEQRDIAWRGLNAIEGISCKKPKGALYAFAKVDTAHFNVKDDEQMMFDLLKAEKILLVHGRAFNWPEPDHFRLVFLPNKDDLTDAMQKMQRFFKDYRQL, encoded by the coding sequence ATGTCAGATATAAAAAAGAGTCATAAATTAGAAGGCGTATGTTATGACATTCGTGGACCTGTTTTAGCTCAAGCTAAAAAAATGGAAGACGATGGTCAAAAAGTCTTAAAATTAAACATCGGTAATCCAGCTGCATTTGGCTTTGATATGCCTGAAGATATGCATCGCGATATTATCCGTAACCTGTATTCTGCCCAAGGTTATTGTGACTCTAAAGGACTTTACTCAGCCAGAGTAGCTGTTTACCAGCATTATCAACAACGTGGGTTAAACAACTTAGACGTTGATAACATTTATATTGGTAATGGGGTAAGTGAACTAATCCAAATGATCACTCAAGCTTTGCTTAACAACGACGATGAAGTGCTCATCCCTGCGCCAGATTATCCGTTGTGGACTGCGTCAGTTAAGTTAGCGGGCGGTAATCCCGTTCATTATTTATGTGATGAAGAGCAAGACTGGTTTCCTGATATAGATGACATAAAAAGTAAAATCACCTCTAAAACCAAAGCCTTGGTGTTAATTAATCCGAACAATCCTACTGGTGCGGTATACAGTGATGACCTGCTTAAGCAATTAATAGATATTGCGCGAGAGCACAAGTTACTGTTGTTAAGCGACGAAATTTACGAAAAGATTTTATACGATGGAGTTAGCCACACTTCAATTGCTTCATTGTGTGATGATGTGCCAATGATTACTTTTAATGGTTTAGCTAAAACTTACCGTGCTGCTGGGCTAAGAATGGGGTGGATGGTTTTAAGTGGTAAAACATCAGCCATGGACGACTTAAGTAAAGGGTTAGATATACTCTCGTCAATGCGTTTATGCGCTAATGTACCTGCCCAATATGCAATTCAGCAGGCATTAGGTGGTGTGCAATCAATTGATAACTTAATTAATCCGGGCGGGCGATTATACGAACAACGAGATATTGCATGGCGCGGTTTAAACGCGATTGAAGGGATTAGCTGTAAAAAGCCAAAAGGCGCTTTATATGCGTTTGCCAAGGTTGATACTGCACACTTTAATGTAAAAGACGATGAGCAAATGATGTTTGATTTGCTCAAGGCCGAAAAAATATTGTTAGTGCATGGGCGTGCGTTTAATTGGCCAGAGCCTGATCACTTTAGGTTAGTATTTTTACCTAATAAGGATGACTTAACTGATGCCATGCAAAAAATGCAGCGTTTCTTTAAAGATTATCGCCAGTTATAA